In one window of Episyrphus balteatus chromosome 3, idEpiBalt1.1, whole genome shotgun sequence DNA:
- the LOC129913795 gene encoding uncharacterized protein LOC129913795 isoform X2 has protein sequence MEAAAAVDADGGGSPMKKPTKFGKRIQLPIPIKQIVSLDQLRQRFADTAMPPKEIEVIVNSPDSKRKTIKKLKHSPNEFYTFCTCQQCLEYREVILQLMDDQMKTRSTWEILQATLRKAYQPILKNTLSQKKYEELLERDKSPWRTTGDMNHAKAQHLNFICDLSLTENMVSVLLSALLLVDDPHQLFELMNFQIECVVKAYWEGFAEIAKIQDKKIPAEDMLSYVLDGYEELCSVSESISRFLFAFENHHLNKFCLTWTMLNKRMYQQYVYLNVTDTMLACIITLKEDELTKKRSTLIKKYIQFDDEMIQIDRTWKETWVALNLYNLSDEERNRRIRLKTIHNLFDVIRNDVTGTCTQCIDISEWATNENRQLVWQSMLAFVAKSSVESFSGHINTLVCDDKCKECNEMLEYHIGSCKCVTCAIAGGPLPPKRSPNSTCVKCLTLSRAEKDGTLYESKILNVCASDDLFAYKTKDKRRTNSIEDLSDASSLKDEVFNEPDELYEYHLSWAVFKHLRDRKPFHYSKIEEKYFCVNCKLPSCLLARKILNNELALALSWHLIDHYQPLLMTHEDLNIMLKNIMVYNQKVVTAKVGLDPKLDDEVFKIYWSFAVSVIACYFIDYDDDSYLNLDYFELANNDIQLLTSRIKGAEQDGKFFQFLDKISVLALAEMDLKDRNNRTFEIKHNVAQYLRRDSSKLAHNTEEVRTPESEPPEPVTPTESLPPKKCGKDKTKKCCFDHADMSDHCKENHSNKKRIKKECNHARMNETRDRLRKKLSQLVNARKNVKAPILRPPHQQPHCSKTLTPPELEEPSLADSKIDEDDDSLECLSTLCKRITHQPHKQIPQQTVTKKVPPTPQVQSQLAEAQQLSVESQAAPPPPPPPAAVAAAAAKKRSSPSASGRQRANDIFALLENLPEVSVKKWVNETLSFIEGSNETKGPVNEKKAAKKAKQKQRREEMKRIAELQDLRAQFHNIYLREFTSKNELRFMKACKKKDKKKISEYEANVKKLNRAKANVETNILELIATVKQTNSEFKFSYLPTKEQQIEKLQMIAKEIITANNSPQQKPLNGAQPTSNSSISASGSLPPAAPSAAATVISQQENNLNGGAFYSIPYANANNFPPFVMPNMVASQNVQMCYAPNQPTDMSDPSKRIVTIRRVNLPNVPEPQVTVTAKGSSPDKDKLLYTFVNGQIVQTSQQQPQTSSSSSVPRRAPSPPITPVSNVEKTKTQLKKERKRAKKQAELDEEQARLAREEELRREEELKREEELKRQEEELKRLEEEIKKSSESSKMNLKKANKKKQNKVDKVAASKPKKTTPAPSVTTSSSQATTRENSVCSQKVKPKPIVQLREKPPEVVEVNSSVERRDKEKRQKFIDNGQFDNNQFKMLHLDDFVSSDSADSDAEVEEEIEVKKETTPIPVPTPPKVKTTSEPVTTANATNIPKKSTIESKAKSVKQQQQQPVPQQIVSVEKPAKNQKQVSSSSSSSNNNNNTNSRRGENRDRNNRMNKSIPVASSSSGQERSSNINNNDRNRNSKPNNAPLTVTSNRRLSTQSQQYSSAPPQPSSTSAQQQQQKPSQREQMPTTEKPKRSRKSKNKSQPGNNNYASSSAVPQPPTSVAGHNNQVGSSKSRRNQSVIHSAGPSAGGRMMESGNSLNQAMQNLRLTSNNYPQLPPQEQQQQQQQQHHDRQQQHHLFSQQQLASNVSIMDQLNRGVQVENLSLPPGITLTKVDPSKSEQLRAKSESIKRLSKPLSSQAPVSNMHASQPTIITPGFFPNISNFGASDQSGVIMVEAMGAKQQKPHQQQHQQGMPLNDASKVSKNRKRRNKKKSSDTFKASASGQQSRTDGSSSSSSAQPKMVTLRNPMFGNMMPQSSPSVMPIPSRVPIAPLPMDQPASIIKNENGMFTIRNPALQAAVANGMPVANYRQFTGNYYTPPQENVAPAPPATSSLGNPNLASSFSYFSNNNNSNTTGGSVRSSSQPIPDDPFAIQSNGYGCDLNNDGSLRGNASGGGGGGKCISAIGSEIKTAQQLKQRSKDSQWQNYAAAAQDSAPSVGSQDNACGYIGSSLQSNYYNGYDVFSSSSGGSQQLSSSGSLFENSDCPLHHNCEDSPPPTITGFNHYLDGIPNTGIIRYDDASFLKTLMPGQNLNNEVSIHNVNDSNFARNATSPVAHRVEITPVYGGNRSSSNLFNSSCSNASQYSPTKGFAPPTHLGNAEFTENLFTPNALLNLNDLDSGDRDVESFKRFSYDFEPPKEKQKVNININDLFMKASRSGNSSRSSPYLDDPTLALDGFVQNLAALKLTDDQCPSVNGNLNAGTSPNGWW, from the exons ATGGAAGCTGCTGCCGCCGTTGACGCCGATGGCGGCGGCAGTCCAAtgaaaaaaccaacaaaattcgGAAAGCGAATTCAGTTACCAATTCCAATTAAACAAATTGTTTCACTCGATCAATTGAGGCAGCGTTTTGCCGATACGGCAATGCCACCGAAAGAAATTGAAGTGATTGTCAATAGTCCTGATTCGAAGAGG aaaactattaaaaaactcAAACATAGTCCAAATgagttttatacattttgcacATGCCAACAATGTTTGGAATATCGAGAAGTTATATTGCAATTGATGGATGATCAAATGAAGACGCGCAGTACGTGGGAAATATTGCAGGCAACGTTGAGGAAGGCTTATCAGCCGATACTTAA aaATACTTTATCACAAAAGAAATATGAAGAACTTTTGGAAAGAGATAAATCTCCTTGGCGGACAACTGGAGACATGAATCACGCCAAGGCTCagcatttgaattttatttgtgaTTTGTCGTTGACGGAGAATATGGTTTCAGTACTTTTGAGTGCGCT TCTTCTGGTGGATGATCCTcatcaactttttgaattaatgaatttCCAAATTGAATGCGTTGTCAAAGCTTATTGGGAAGGTTTTGCTGAAATAGCAAAAATTCAAGACAAAAAGATACCAGCCGAAGATATGCTCTCCT ATGTCCTTGATGGTTACGAAGAACTCTGTTCGGTTTCGGAAAGCATATCAAGGTTTCTCTTTGCCTTTGAAAATCATCATCTTAACAAGTTTTGTTTAACATGGACAATGTTAAATAAACGAATGTATCAACAGTATGTTTATTTAAATGTAACTGATACTATGTTGGCATGTATTATAACA CTTAAAGAAGATGAATTAACAAAAAAGCGTTCAACCCTAATCAAAAAGTACATTCAATTCGATGATGAAATGATTCAAATCGATCGAACTTGGAAAGAAACATGGGTAGCtttgaatttatataatttatctGATGAAGAACGAAATCGTCGAATACGTTTGAAAACAATACACAATTTATTCGATGTAATTCGAAATGATGTCACAGGGACGTGCACTCAATGTATTGATATTTCCGAATGGGCAACGAATGAAAATCGTCAGCTAGTTTGGCAAAGTATGCTGGCATTTGTTGCGAAATCTAGCGTAGAGTCGTTTAGCGGTCATATAAACACACTGGTGTGCGATGACAAATGCAAAGAATGTAATGAAATGCTAGAATATCATATTGG ATCTTGCAAGTGTGTTACATGTGCAATTGCTGGAGGACCTCTACCGCCAAAGAGATCACCGAATTCAACATGCGTCAAGTGTCTTACCCTTTCGCGTGCAGAGAAGGATGGAACACTATACGAGTCGAAAATTCTAAATGTCTGTGCCAGCGACGATCTGTTCGCATACAAGACTAAAGATAAACGACGAACGAATAGCATAGAAGATTTAAGTGATGCTTCATCGCTTAAAGACGAAGTCTTCAACGAGCCTGACGAATTGTACGAGTACCACTTGTCTTGGGCGGTTTTCAAGCATCTAAGAG atcgaAAACCGTTTCATTATTCAAAGATAGAGGAGAAGTACTTTTGTGTCAATTGTAAATTACCCTCGTGTCTGCTGGCCAGAAAGATATTAAATAATGAACTTGCGCTAGCATTATCCTGGCATCTAATTGATCATTATCAACCTCTTTTAATGACACACGAAGATCTTAATATTATGCTTAAAAACATTATGGTTTATAATCAAAAAGTGGTCACAGCAAAAGTTGGTTTAGATCCGAAATTGGATGACGAAGTATTTAAAATCTATTGGTCTTTTGCTGTTTCGGTTATTGCGTGCTATTTTATAGACTATGATGATGATAGTTATTTAAATTTAGATTATTTTGAGTTAGCAAATAATGATATACAATTGCTGACGTCACGTATTAAAGGTGCCGAACAAGATGGGAaattttttcagtttcttgaTAAAATCTCTGT aTTGGCTTTAGCTGAAATGGACTTGAAGGACAGAAACAATAGAACTTTTGA aaTAAAACATAACGTAGCACAATACTTAAGAAGAGACAGTAGCAA attagcCCATAACACCGAAGAAGTTCGAACTCCTGAATCAGAACCACCGGAACCTGTTACTCCAACTGAATCGCTTCCTCCTAAAAAATGTGGCAAAGATAAaacgaaaaaat GCTGCTTCGATCATGCTGACATGTCTGACCATTGCAAGGAGaatcattcgaataaaaaacgCATCAAAAAG GAATGCAATCATGCCCGTATGAATGAAACTCGGGATAGACTGCGCAAAAAACTTTCTCAATTAGTAAATGCACGTAAGAATGTAAAAGCACCAATTTTAAGGCCGCCACATCAGCAGCCTCATTGCTCAAAAACACTTACCCCACCCGAACTGGAGGAACCCAGTTTAGCTGACTCCAAAATCGACGAAGACGACGATAGCTTGGAGTGTCTCAGTACTTTATGCAAGCGAATTACCCACCAACCCCATAAACAAATACCACAACAAACTGTGACGAAAAAGGTGCCCCCTACACCTCAGGTTCAATCACAATTAGCAGAAGCTCAACAATTATCTGTTGAATCACAAGCGGCACCACCGCCACCTCCACCACCGGCAGCAgtagctgctgctgctgctaaaAAACGATCAAGTCCATCAGCATCGGGTAGACAACGTGCAAATGATATTTTTGCTCTTCTTGAAAATCTTCCCGAAGTTAGTGTCAAAAAGTGGGTCAATGAGACACTCAGCTTCATCGAAGGCTCGAATGAAACTAAAGGTCCAGTCAATGAGAAGAAAGCTGCCAAGaaggcaaaacaaaaacaacgcCGTGAGGAAATGAAACGCATAGCCGAATTGCAAGACCTCCGAGCTCAATTCCATAATATTTATCTAAGAGAGTTTACATCCAAGAATGAACTGCGATTCATGAAAGCATGcaaaaagaaagacaaaaagAAAATCTCAGAATATGAAGCAAATGTGAAGAAACTAAACCGAGCAAAGGCAAATGTGGAAACTAACATTCTCGAGTTAATAGCCACTGTTAAGCAGACAAATTCTGAGTTTAAATTTTCCTATCTGCCAACCAAAGAGCAACAAATCGAAAAACTCCAAATGATCGCTAAGGAAATTATAACTGCCAATAATTCACCCCAGCAGAAACCATTGAATGGTGCACAGCCCACAAGCAACTCCTCTATTTCGGCATCTGGATCATTGCCACCTGCAGCACCATCAGCTGCTGCTACTGTTATATCACAGCAAGAGAATAATCTAAATGGGGGTGCCTTCTACAGTATTCCCTATGCGAATGCCAATAACTTTCCGCCCTTTGTCATGCCGAATATGGTTGCCTCACAAAATGTTCAAATGTGCTATGCCCCTAATCAGCCAACCGATATGTCAGATCCCTCCAAGCGGATCGTCACTATACGTCGGGTCAATTTGCCCAATGTACCCGAACCTCAGGTTACGGTCACAGCCAAAGGTTCCTCACCCGACAAGGACAAGTTGTTGTACACTTTTGTCAATGGACAAATTGTTCAAACTAGTCAGCAACAGCCGCAaacatcatcgtcgtcgtcagtACCCCGAAGGGCTCCATCACCTCCAATCACTCCGGTGTCgaatgttgaaaaaacaaaGACCCAACTTAAAAAGGAGAGAAAACGAGCGAAAAAACAAGCCGAACTAGATGAAGAACAAGCTCGTCTAGCTCGTGAAGAAGAACTGAGACGTGAAGAGGAATTGAAACGCGAAGAAGAGCTCAAACGGCAAGAGGAAGAATTAAAACGGCTCGaagaggaaattaaaaaatcctccgagtcttcaaaaatgaatttgaaaaaagcaaacaaaaagaaacaaaataaagtcgACAAAGTTGCAGCCAGCAAACCAAAGAAGACAACACCAGCTCCTTCAGTTACAACCAGCAGTAGCCAGGCAACTACTCGTGAGAATTCTGTATGCAGTCAAAAAGTTAAACCCAAGCCAATTGTTCAACTTCGTGAAAAACCACCGGAAGTTGTCGAAGTCAATTCTTCCGTCGAACGCAGGGACAAAGAAAAACGTCAAAAATTCATTGACAATGGCCAATTTGATAACaatcaatttaaaatgttgCATTTAGATGATTTCGTATCATCTGATTCAGCAGATTCAGATGCTGAAGTGGAGGAagaaattgaagttaaaaaagaaacaacaccAATTCCTGTTCCAACACCACCAAAAGTTAAAACTACTTCTGAGCCAGTAACCACTGCCAATGCAACTaacattccaaaaaaatcaaccaTTGAATCAAAGGCAAAATCTGtcaagcaacaacaacaacaacctgtTCCACAACAGATTGTATCAGTGGAAAAGCCAGCCAAGAATCAAAAACAAGTTTCCTCCTCATCCTCGTCCTCCAATAACAACAATAACACGAATTCAAGACGAGGTGAGAATAGGGATAGAAATAATCGCATGAATAAGTCAATTCCAGTAGCTTCCTCCTCCTCAGGGCAAGAACGCTCCTCCAATATTAACAACAACGATAGGAATCGTAACTCAAAGCCCAATAATGCTCCATTAACAGTTACATCAAATCGAAGACTGTCCACTCAATCACAACAATATTCGTCAGCTCCTCCCCAACCATCATCAACATcagcacaacaacaacaacaaaaaccatCACAACGTGAACAAATGCCGACTACAGAAAAGCCCAAACGATctcgaaaatcgaaaaataaatcTCAGCCTGGTAACAACAACTATGCCTCCTCATCTGCTGTACCACAACCCCCAACATCAGTTGCTGGACATAATAACCAAGTTGGCTCATCCAAATCAAGACGAAATCAATCTGTGATACATTCTGCTGGGCCAAGTGCTGGTGGTAGAATGATGGAATCAGGCAATTCGCTCAATCAAGCAATGCAGAATCTTCGTTTGACCTCGAATAATTATCCACAATTGCCGCCACAAgaacagcaacaacagcagcagcagcaacaccaTGACAGGCAGCAGCAGCATCATTTGTTCTCACAGCAACAACTTGCCTCAAATGTCAGTATCATGGACCAATTGAATCGTGGTGTTCAAGTGGAGAATTTATCTCTGCCGCCTGGTATAACCCTTACCAAGGTTGATCCGAGTAAGAGTGAGCAGCTACGTGCCAAATCAGAGTCGATAAAGagactttcaaagcctttatCATCTCAAGCTCCAGTTTCCAATATGCATGCATCACAGCCTACAATTATTACTCCGGGATTCTTCCCGAATATATCGAATTTTGGAGCCTCTGATCAAAGTGGGGTTATTATGGTTGAAGCAATGGGAGCTAAGCAACAGAAGCCCCATCAACAACAGCATCAACAAGGTATGCCTCTGAATGATGCATCTAAAGTATCCAAAAATCGAAAACgtcgaaataagaaaaaatcatcAGACACTTTTAAAGCATCAGCCAGTGGACAACAGTCCAGAACTGAtggttcatcatcatcatcttctgcTCAACCAAAAATGGTTACATTACGTAATCCTATGTTTGGCAATATGATGCCGCAGAGTAGTCCTTCAGTAATGCCGATTCCCAGCCGTGTACCAATTGCTCCATTGCCAATGGATCAACCGGCTTCCAtaatcaaaaatgaaaatggaaTGTTTACGATTCGTAATCCAGCTTTGCAAGCTGCCGTTGCTAATGGCATGCCAGTGGCAAATTATCGTCAGTTTACTGGAAACTACTATACACCGCCACAGGAGAATGTAGCTCCTGCACCTCCTGCAACCAGTAGTTTAGGTAATCCGAACTTGGCAAGTTCTTTCTCGTATTTTTCGAACAATAACAATAGTAACACTACTGGTGGAAGTGTTCGATCAAGCAGTCAGCCAATTCCTGACGATCCATTTGCCATTCAAAGCAATGGATATGGATGTGATCTCAACAATGATGGGTCATTGAGAGGCAATGctagtggtggtggtggtggtggtaagTGTATTTCGGCCATTGGCAGTGAAATAAAAACTGCCCAACAATTGAAGCAGCGATCAAAGGACTCACAGTGGCAAAATTATGCTGCTGCAGCTCAAGATAGTGCACCATCAGTTGGAAGTCAGGATAATG CATGCGGATATATTGGATCTTCCCTGCAATCCAACTATTACAATGGTTACGATGTCTTCTCATCGAGTTCAGGTGGAAGCCAGCAGCTATCTAGTAGCGGAAGTTTGTTTGAAAATAGTGACTGTCCTTTGCATCATAATTGCGAGGACTCACCGCCGCCAACGATAACTGGATTTAATCACTATTTGGATGGAATTCCCAATACTGGAATCATTCGATACGATGATGCTTCATTCCTTAAGACCTTGATGCCGGGACAGAATTTAAACAATGAA gtTTCTATTCATAATGTGAATGATTCAAATTTCGCTAGAAACGCAACATCACCGGTAGCCCATCGCGTCGAGATAACTCCAGTCTATGGTGGCAATCGTTCGTCGTCGAATCTCTTCAATAGCAGCTGTTCAAATGCCAGCCAATACTCACCAACCAAAGGTTTTGCACCACCAACTCATCTCGGAAATGCCGAGTTTACTG aaaacttGTTCACGCCAAATGCGTTGCTTAATCTAAACGACTTGGATTCAGGTGATCGTGATGTGGAGTCTTTCAAGCGTTTCAGCTATGATTTCGAGCCACCAAAAGAGAAGCAGAAAGTAAACATCAATATCAACGATCTATTCATGAAGGCCAGTCGCAGTGGCAATAGCTCACGTTCGTCGCCATACTTGGATGATCCTACATTGGCATTGGATGGTTTTGTGCAGAATTTGGCAGCTCTAAAGCTAACCGACGATCAGTGTCCATCTGTTAATGGCAACTTGAATGCTGGAACCAGCCCCAATGGTTGGTGGTAA